Proteins encoded together in one Mycobacterium sp. MS1601 window:
- a CDS encoding flavin-containing monooxygenase, whose product MNRVNVEVQVKVCVVGAGPCGLTTIKQLLDEGHDVVCFDKNPDLGGIWLRHEGDEDTTKAFDNLMLTISMKLMAYSDHPFQGERRFYSREQYLNYLKGYSDRYRLAEHIRPGHTVTGLKRNADSWTVTVEHDGIETTQEFGAVAICSGPFKTPHKTIPGLEDFTGEIVHSAEYRNNKRFAGKRVLVVGLAESGADIVREIGDVAEACTLAIRSYTFLLPRIYNGTRSTDHGTVRAHLHEMYDRSSDYPQPLQTFWGTSKLAKALFVTLSVVYGFATAAVGVVNKLRGHRTAPPLVNPMGEPVLPAKLDIGTVDTPENMELIKDWNRRSHRDGSWSQRGIFCKNVSFVPSIVSGRVTVNDSGIERSDGKKVFFCDAKAAEFDTVVLCTGYEKDLRLGDLEVKDNNVRNLYKHFLHPDHNGTAAFIGFVRPFSGGIPICAEMQARYFALVCSGKLALPADLEQVISREKDWEEHWTSLSPRHTESIPSQILYLDSLAREVGCLIPMRKLVLNPKLFVQLWFGSFNPSCYRVVGPHNRGPLALADLYSEPVEDRFRVAFRFSLLRLMPSKVHPKHLFG is encoded by the coding sequence GTGAATCGTGTGAACGTGGAGGTCCAGGTGAAGGTGTGCGTCGTCGGGGCGGGGCCCTGCGGATTGACGACCATCAAACAGCTACTCGACGAAGGGCACGACGTCGTGTGCTTCGACAAGAACCCGGACCTGGGTGGCATCTGGCTGCGCCACGAGGGCGACGAGGACACCACGAAGGCGTTCGACAACCTCATGCTCACCATCTCGATGAAGCTGATGGCCTACTCCGACCATCCGTTCCAGGGAGAGCGCCGTTTCTATTCGCGGGAGCAGTACCTCAACTACCTCAAGGGCTACTCCGACCGCTACCGGCTCGCCGAACACATCCGCCCGGGCCACACCGTGACCGGCCTCAAGCGCAACGCCGATTCGTGGACCGTCACCGTGGAGCACGACGGCATCGAGACCACACAGGAGTTCGGCGCCGTCGCCATCTGCTCCGGCCCCTTCAAGACACCACACAAGACCATCCCCGGGCTCGAGGACTTCACCGGCGAGATCGTGCACTCGGCGGAGTACCGCAACAACAAACGATTCGCGGGCAAGCGCGTCCTGGTGGTCGGGCTGGCCGAATCCGGCGCCGACATCGTCCGTGAGATCGGCGACGTCGCCGAGGCCTGCACTCTGGCCATCCGGTCCTACACCTTCCTGCTGCCGCGTATCTACAACGGCACCCGCAGCACCGACCACGGCACCGTCCGCGCCCACCTGCACGAGATGTATGACCGTAGCTCCGACTACCCGCAGCCCCTGCAGACCTTCTGGGGTACCAGCAAACTCGCCAAGGCGCTGTTCGTCACGCTGTCGGTGGTTTACGGATTCGCCACCGCGGCCGTCGGCGTGGTCAACAAACTGAGGGGTCACCGCACCGCGCCGCCGCTGGTGAACCCGATGGGAGAGCCGGTGCTGCCCGCCAAGCTCGACATCGGCACCGTCGACACGCCCGAGAACATGGAGCTGATCAAGGACTGGAACCGACGGTCGCACCGCGACGGCAGCTGGAGCCAGCGGGGCATCTTCTGCAAGAACGTCAGCTTCGTCCCCAGCATCGTCTCCGGGCGAGTCACGGTGAACGACTCCGGAATCGAGCGGTCCGACGGCAAAAAGGTCTTCTTCTGCGACGCGAAGGCAGCCGAATTCGACACCGTGGTCCTGTGCACCGGCTACGAGAAAGACCTGCGACTGGGTGACCTCGAGGTCAAGGACAACAACGTCCGCAACCTCTACAAGCACTTCCTGCATCCCGACCACAACGGCACCGCGGCCTTCATCGGCTTCGTCCGGCCGTTCTCCGGAGGCATCCCCATCTGCGCGGAGATGCAAGCGCGCTACTTCGCGCTGGTGTGCAGCGGCAAGCTAGCGCTCCCGGCCGATCTCGAGCAGGTCATCAGCCGCGAGAAGGATTGGGAGGAGCACTGGACGTCGCTGAGTCCGCGGCACACCGAGTCCATCCCGTCGCAGATCCTCTACCTGGATTCGCTGGCCCGTGAGGTTGGCTGCCTGATCCCGATGCGCAAGCTGGTGCTCAACCCGAAACTGTTCGTGCAGCTGTGGTTCGGCAGCTTCAACCCGTCCTGCTATCGCGTTGTGGGCCCGCACAATCGGGGCCCGCTGGCCCTGGCAGACCTCTACTCCGAGCCCGTCGAGGACCGGTTCCGGGTGGCGTTCAGATTCTCCCTGTTGCGGTTGATGCCCTCGAAGGTGCATCCCAAGCACCTGTTCGGCTGA
- a CDS encoding pyridoxamine 5'-phosphate oxidase family protein, whose translation MSALEDVAPAFVGMAHQIVWASVATVGADGRPRSRMLHPIWEWDGTTLTGWIATGPTPIKRAHIAAHPYVSINYWASSHDTCSAEASVEWVVGDAQKIELWNRFKEGPAPVGYDPAIIEPWADGPTSPAFSGWKLTPSRLRVMPGTIMTRGTGELLTWRR comes from the coding sequence ATGAGCGCACTCGAGGACGTCGCACCCGCCTTCGTCGGCATGGCCCACCAGATCGTCTGGGCGTCGGTGGCCACGGTGGGCGCTGACGGCAGGCCCCGATCCCGCATGCTGCACCCCATCTGGGAGTGGGACGGTACAACGCTGACCGGATGGATCGCGACGGGCCCCACCCCGATCAAGCGGGCACACATCGCCGCACACCCCTACGTGTCGATCAACTACTGGGCTTCGTCGCACGACACGTGCAGTGCCGAGGCCTCTGTCGAGTGGGTTGTCGGCGACGCTCAGAAAATCGAGCTGTGGAACCGGTTCAAGGAGGGTCCGGCACCGGTCGGCTACGACCCGGCCATCATCGAACCCTGGGCGGATGGGCCCACCTCGCCCGCGTTCTCCGGCTGGAAACTCACGCCGTCGCGGCTGCGGGTGATGCCGGGCACGATCATGACCCGGGGTACGGGGGAGCTGCTCACCTGGCGACGGTGA
- a CDS encoding TetR/AcrR family transcriptional regulator, translating into MTDPATTKILDAAVAEFERHGFRRVALDDVARRAKVSRTTIYRRFANRDELVAAVIDRENIALCADIAAELKHQAPQSNYYVEAFVSAIVRFRNHRVLNQLIADDPALALELAREHYGAAVLRIADALERIFPAGFSDRVGPAVVNELADAILRYAMMALLLPGAQPLESAEDLRSFAAAHFLPSLPAALRTVSV; encoded by the coding sequence GTGACCGACCCTGCCACCACCAAGATCCTCGACGCCGCCGTCGCCGAGTTCGAACGACACGGTTTCCGGCGGGTGGCTCTCGACGACGTCGCCAGACGGGCGAAGGTCAGCCGTACCACCATCTACCGCCGGTTCGCCAACCGTGACGAACTGGTGGCCGCCGTGATCGACCGTGAGAACATCGCACTGTGCGCCGATATCGCCGCCGAGCTGAAACACCAAGCACCGCAGTCGAACTACTACGTGGAGGCGTTTGTCTCGGCGATCGTGCGATTTCGCAACCACCGCGTGCTCAACCAGCTCATCGCCGACGACCCGGCACTGGCACTGGAACTGGCGCGCGAGCACTACGGTGCTGCGGTGCTGCGCATCGCCGACGCGCTGGAGCGCATCTTTCCTGCCGGCTTTTCCGACCGGGTGGGGCCGGCGGTGGTCAACGAACTGGCCGACGCGATCCTGCGCTACGCGATGATGGCGCTGCTGCTGCCCGGCGCACAGCCTCTGGAGTCCGCCGAGGACCTGCGCAGTTTCGCGGCAGCGCACTTCTTGCCGAGTCTGCCTGCGGCGCTGCGCACGGTGTCCGTATAA
- a CDS encoding oxygenase MpaB family protein, with product MTELADQNTQVQPDALPLGADSLIWKYFGDNRMFLIGPRPGVLQLMLAELGQGVQDHSVFFADTAARIKRSLPPIFRTVYGSDDQNAGIQVRDFHHNIKGEMPQTGQRYHALDPDTYFWAHATFLDQVFYFADTFVKRLTDAEKEQMYLEAKTWYRRYGVSDRPMPTTYAEFQKYWQHMLDDVVLDHPSATYSVGYVTKGFPRPKGVSPLVWSVAQKVFNPVAAFLTTGGMPPQARATLNLPWTARQERRYQRFAAFWRTRGVNWVWNQLPMSVRYNRIAQAGFAREGA from the coding sequence GTGACCGAACTGGCGGATCAGAACACCCAGGTGCAGCCCGACGCGCTCCCACTCGGGGCCGACTCGTTGATCTGGAAGTATTTCGGCGACAATCGCATGTTCCTCATCGGACCGCGCCCCGGGGTGCTCCAGCTGATGCTGGCCGAGCTCGGCCAGGGTGTGCAGGACCACTCGGTGTTCTTCGCCGACACCGCAGCGCGGATCAAGCGTTCATTGCCGCCGATCTTCCGCACCGTCTACGGCTCCGATGACCAGAACGCCGGCATCCAAGTGCGCGACTTCCACCACAACATCAAGGGCGAGATGCCCCAGACCGGGCAGCGCTACCACGCGCTGGATCCCGACACCTACTTCTGGGCGCACGCCACCTTCCTGGACCAGGTCTTCTACTTCGCCGACACCTTCGTCAAGCGGCTGACCGACGCCGAGAAGGAGCAGATGTACCTGGAGGCCAAGACGTGGTATCGCCGCTACGGCGTGAGCGACCGGCCCATGCCGACCACCTACGCCGAGTTCCAGAAGTACTGGCAGCACATGCTCGACGACGTGGTGCTCGATCACCCGTCGGCGACCTACAGCGTCGGCTACGTCACCAAAGGGTTTCCGCGCCCCAAAGGTGTGTCACCGCTGGTGTGGTCGGTCGCGCAAAAGGTGTTCAACCCGGTGGCAGCATTCCTGACCACAGGTGGCATGCCGCCGCAGGCCCGGGCGACGCTCAACCTGCCGTGGACCGCCCGGCAGGAGCGTCGTTACCAACGTTTTGCCGCGTTCTGGCGCACCCGGGGTGTGAACTGGGTGTGGAATCAGCTGCCGATGTCGGTGCGCTACAACAGAATTGCACAAGCTGGTTTCGCGAGGGAGGGCGCGTGA
- a CDS encoding heavy metal translocating P-type ATPase, with amino-acid sequence MTNSSVSTVATDLDLRGMTCASCAARVERGLNGLDGVQASVNFAVERAHVEHDPAVTVSQLIGAVEAAGYHASPVPTPGEQPVSDVQEPSLRNRLIGSAILAVPVVVLSMVMAWQFTGWQWLVLALTTPIVVWGGYPFHRAAVTAARHGASTMDTLVSLGTLAAYLWSTFTVVTNPGPHFHQHVYFEVAAAVTVFLLAGRNAEARAKRSAGSALRALLTLGAKDAVVIRDGAEVQIPVADMKVGDIFVVRPGERVATDGEVVDGNSALDTSAMTGESVPVDVTAGSAVLGGAVNTYGRIRVRATRVGADTQLARMGQLVTDAQNGKASIQRLADRVSAVFVPAVLVIAVFTVAGWLLAGAGVASAFTAAVAVLIIACPCALGLATPTAILVGTGRGAQLGVLIKDPQVLETVTGIDTVVLDKTGTVTTGRMTVGALDTRPGEDADEVLRRAAAVEAASEHPVAAAIVAAARARGLDLPEVTDFENQPGIGVCGVVDGVQVRVTRQGSITGIDLLAPAPATPGTGVDVTWDGRVRGTIRLADVVKPSSAAAIAELKAMGITPVLLTGDNEAVANDVAAQVGIDQVIAGVLPTEKAEAVKRLQADGKKVAMVGDGVNDSVALATADIGMAMGTGTDAAIEAGDVTLVRGDLRTVPTALRLSTRTLSTIRVNLFWAFAYNTAAIPLAALGLLNPMIAGAAMAASSVLVVANSLRLRRFS; translated from the coding sequence ATGACCAATTCCTCGGTGAGCACCGTCGCGACCGATCTCGATCTGCGCGGGATGACGTGCGCGTCGTGTGCGGCCCGCGTCGAGCGGGGTCTCAACGGCCTCGACGGCGTCCAGGCCAGCGTCAACTTCGCCGTCGAACGTGCCCACGTCGAGCATGATCCGGCCGTCACGGTCAGCCAGCTGATCGGGGCCGTGGAAGCCGCGGGCTACCACGCAAGCCCGGTGCCCACCCCCGGTGAACAGCCCGTTTCGGACGTCCAGGAACCGAGTCTGCGCAACCGTCTCATCGGATCGGCGATCCTGGCGGTACCCGTGGTGGTGCTGTCGATGGTGATGGCGTGGCAGTTCACCGGTTGGCAGTGGCTGGTGCTCGCGTTGACCACACCCATCGTGGTGTGGGGTGGCTACCCGTTTCACCGGGCCGCTGTCACCGCGGCCCGTCACGGCGCGTCCACCATGGACACCTTGGTCTCGCTGGGCACCCTGGCGGCCTATCTGTGGTCGACATTCACCGTCGTGACGAATCCCGGCCCGCATTTTCACCAGCACGTCTACTTCGAGGTGGCCGCTGCCGTCACGGTCTTCCTGCTGGCCGGCCGCAACGCCGAAGCCCGCGCCAAGCGGTCGGCGGGCTCCGCGCTGCGGGCACTGCTGACCCTCGGCGCCAAGGATGCCGTGGTCATCCGGGACGGCGCCGAGGTGCAGATCCCGGTGGCGGACATGAAGGTCGGCGACATCTTCGTGGTGCGACCCGGTGAGCGGGTGGCCACCGACGGTGAGGTGGTCGACGGCAACTCGGCGCTGGACACCTCGGCAATGACGGGGGAGTCGGTGCCGGTGGATGTGACGGCCGGCTCCGCGGTGCTCGGCGGGGCGGTCAACACCTACGGCCGTATCCGGGTCCGGGCCACCAGGGTGGGCGCCGATACCCAGCTGGCGCGCATGGGTCAGCTGGTCACCGATGCCCAGAACGGCAAGGCGTCCATTCAGCGGCTGGCGGACCGGGTGTCGGCGGTGTTCGTCCCCGCGGTGCTGGTGATCGCGGTGTTCACGGTGGCCGGCTGGCTGCTGGCCGGCGCGGGTGTGGCGTCCGCGTTCACCGCGGCTGTCGCGGTGCTGATCATCGCCTGCCCCTGCGCGCTGGGGTTGGCTACGCCCACCGCGATCCTGGTGGGTACCGGTCGCGGCGCCCAGCTGGGTGTGCTGATCAAGGACCCGCAGGTGCTCGAGACCGTGACCGGCATCGACACCGTGGTGTTGGACAAGACCGGCACCGTCACCACCGGGCGGATGACGGTCGGTGCGCTCGACACCCGCCCCGGTGAGGACGCCGACGAGGTGCTGCGGCGCGCCGCCGCTGTGGAGGCCGCTTCCGAACACCCGGTGGCGGCGGCGATTGTCGCCGCCGCTCGCGCGCGTGGCCTCGACCTGCCCGAGGTCACCGACTTCGAGAACCAACCCGGCATCGGTGTTTGCGGTGTGGTCGACGGGGTGCAGGTGCGCGTCACCCGGCAGGGTTCGATCACCGGTATCGATCTGCTGGCACCCGCGCCTGCCACGCCCGGCACCGGGGTCGACGTCACCTGGGACGGCCGGGTCCGCGGCACCATCCGGCTGGCGGACGTGGTGAAACCGAGCAGCGCGGCGGCCATCGCCGAGTTGAAGGCCATGGGCATCACGCCGGTACTGCTCACCGGTGACAACGAGGCAGTGGCGAACGACGTGGCCGCGCAGGTCGGCATCGACCAGGTGATCGCGGGGGTGCTGCCCACCGAGAAAGCCGAGGCCGTCAAGCGTCTGCAGGCCGACGGCAAGAAGGTCGCCATGGTGGGCGACGGCGTCAACGACTCGGTGGCGCTGGCCACCGCCGACATCGGTATGGCGATGGGCACGGGCACCGACGCGGCCATCGAGGCCGGTGACGTCACGCTGGTGCGCGGGGATCTGCGGACCGTGCCGACGGCGTTGCGGTTGTCGACGCGCACGCTGTCCACCATCCGGGTGAATCTGTTCTGGGCGTTTGCCTACAACACCGCGGCCATTCCGTTGGCGGCGTTGGGGCTGCTGAACCCGATGATCGCCGGTGCGGCCATGGCGGCGTCGTCGGTGCTGGTGGTGGCGAACAGCCTGCGCCTACGCCGTTTCAGCTAG
- a CDS encoding DUF3093 domain-containing protein: MPVAEGPQRVLFFEKGASWYWVLAGPAAALAILGIQLSSGAGVQWVVPTAFFVLVSGFIAVQIKAARIHTSVELTETSLRQGTQTISVDEIVSVYPAPKNATRSYYDDRLLNKNAGKGNALASRAMKKAGIDPADLPAPKPKEADDSATVAKWQSARALGELTGVPRGRTGIGLKLTKGRTAQAWARRHAELRAALTELMDSRS; the protein is encoded by the coding sequence CTGCCGGTGGCTGAGGGGCCGCAGCGCGTGCTGTTCTTCGAGAAGGGCGCCAGCTGGTACTGGGTGCTGGCGGGTCCCGCTGCGGCCCTGGCCATCCTCGGCATCCAGCTCAGCAGCGGCGCGGGCGTGCAATGGGTGGTGCCGACGGCGTTCTTCGTGCTGGTGTCGGGGTTCATCGCGGTGCAGATCAAAGCCGCCCGGATTCACACCTCGGTCGAGTTGACCGAGACCTCGCTGCGTCAGGGCACCCAGACCATCAGCGTCGACGAGATCGTTTCCGTCTACCCCGCGCCCAAGAACGCGACTCGCAGTTACTACGACGACCGCCTGCTCAACAAGAATGCGGGTAAGGGAAATGCGTTGGCCAGTCGGGCGATGAAGAAGGCCGGGATCGACCCTGCCGACCTGCCTGCGCCCAAGCCGAAAGAAGCCGACGATTCGGCGACCGTGGCGAAGTGGCAGTCTGCGCGCGCGCTCGGTGAGCTCACCGGTGTTCCTCGCGGGCGTACCGGGATCGGTCTCAAGCTCACCAAGGGGCGCACCGCACAGGCCTGGGCGCGTCGGCATGCCGAGCTGCGGGCGGCGCTGACCGAGCTCATGGACAGCCGGTCATGA
- the hemB gene encoding porphobilinogen synthase: MRQRPRRLRSTPAMRRLVAETSLEPRHLVLPMFVADGIREPRPISSMPGVVQHTRESLRRAAADAVAAGVGGLMLFGVPRDEDKDSRGSIGIEADGILNVALRDLAKDLGEDTVIMADTCLDEFTDHGHCGVLDDRGRVDNDATNEQYVKLAVAQAQSGAHVVAPSGMMDGQVAAIRDGLDAAGHSDVAILAYAAKFASAFYGPFREAVGSSLQGDRRTYQQDSGNAREALREIELDIAEGADMVMVKPAMSYLDVVRQCADISPVPVAAYQISGEYAMISAAAANGWIDLQASALEALVGIRRAGADIVLTYWAADVAGWLA, from the coding sequence ATGCGTCAGCGTCCACGCCGGTTGCGTTCGACGCCGGCCATGCGCCGGTTGGTGGCCGAGACCTCCTTGGAGCCACGGCATCTGGTGCTGCCGATGTTCGTCGCTGACGGCATCCGCGAACCGCGCCCCATTTCGTCGATGCCCGGCGTGGTGCAGCACACCCGCGAGTCGTTGCGCCGTGCGGCAGCCGATGCGGTGGCCGCCGGGGTGGGTGGGCTGATGCTCTTCGGAGTGCCGCGCGACGAGGACAAGGACTCGCGCGGTTCGATCGGTATCGAGGCCGACGGCATCCTCAATGTGGCGTTGCGTGATCTGGCCAAGGATCTTGGTGAGGACACCGTGATCATGGCCGACACCTGCCTCGATGAGTTCACCGACCACGGCCACTGCGGCGTGCTGGATGACCGTGGCCGGGTCGACAACGACGCCACCAATGAGCAGTACGTGAAACTGGCTGTGGCACAAGCGCAATCGGGTGCGCACGTAGTCGCTCCCAGCGGCATGATGGACGGGCAGGTGGCCGCCATCCGCGACGGCCTGGACGCCGCGGGGCACTCCGACGTCGCGATCCTGGCGTATGCGGCGAAGTTCGCCTCCGCGTTCTACGGTCCGTTCCGCGAAGCGGTGGGCTCCAGCCTGCAGGGTGACCGCCGCACCTATCAGCAGGACAGCGGCAACGCGCGGGAAGCTCTGCGTGAGATCGAACTCGACATCGCCGAGGGCGCCGACATGGTGATGGTCAAGCCCGCGATGAGCTATCTGGATGTGGTGCGCCAGTGTGCCGACATCTCGCCGGTGCCCGTCGCGGCCTATCAGATCTCCGGCGAGTACGCGATGATCAGCGCCGCGGCCGCCAACGGGTGGATCGATCTGCAGGCCTCCGCGTTGGAGGCGTTGGTCGGGATTCGCCGGGCAGGCGCGGACATCGTGCTGACCTACTGGGCGGCCGACGTGGCAGGCTGGTTGGCGTGA
- a CDS encoding uroporphyrinogen-III synthase — protein MTSHTTTTSQTVGRGRKPKPGRILFVGSGPGDPGLLTTRARAVLVNAALVFTDPDVPEPVLALAGSELPPASGPAPAPEKKDGAKDSSVQSSSDGVIADEIAPPVVDLGPDIRPALGDPAEVAKTLAHEARTTGVDVVRLVAGDPLSVDAVLAEVNAVAKTNLVFEIVPGLPAATAVPTYAGLPLGSAHTVADVRGDVDWAALAAAPGPLILHATPQHLADSARTLIEHGLVESTPCVVTAQGTTCAQRSVEATLHELTDRAAIGAGEPAGPLTGPLVVTIGKTVSHRAKLNWWESRALYGWTVLVPRTKDQAGEMSDRLVSHGALPIEVPTIAVEPPRSPAQMERAVKGLVDGRYQWVVFTSTNAVRAVWEKFGEFGLDARAFSGVKIACVGEATADRVRAFGISPELVPSGEQSSLGLLDEFPPFDDVFDPVNRVLLPRADIATETLAEGLRDRGWEIEDVTAYRTVRAAPPPAQTREMIKTGGFDAVCFTSSSTVRNLVGIAGKPHARTIVACIGPKTAETAAEFGLRVDVQPETAAIGPLVEALAEHAARLRAEGALPPPRKKSRRR, from the coding sequence ATGACCTCCCACACGACGACGACCTCCCAGACCGTTGGTCGGGGCCGGAAGCCGAAGCCGGGGCGCATCCTGTTCGTCGGTTCCGGACCGGGCGACCCGGGCCTGCTGACGACGCGGGCACGCGCCGTGCTGGTGAACGCCGCGTTGGTGTTCACCGACCCCGACGTACCGGAACCGGTGCTGGCACTTGCCGGTTCGGAGCTGCCGCCGGCCTCCGGACCCGCGCCTGCGCCCGAGAAGAAGGACGGCGCCAAGGATAGTTCGGTCCAGTCGAGCAGCGACGGGGTGATCGCCGACGAGATCGCCCCACCCGTGGTCGATCTCGGCCCCGACATCCGCCCCGCCCTCGGCGATCCCGCCGAGGTGGCCAAGACCTTGGCCCACGAGGCCCGCACCACCGGCGTCGACGTCGTGCGCCTGGTCGCCGGTGACCCGCTGTCGGTGGACGCGGTGCTGGCGGAGGTCAACGCCGTCGCCAAGACCAACCTGGTCTTCGAGATCGTGCCAGGACTGCCCGCCGCCACCGCGGTGCCCACCTACGCCGGGCTGCCGCTGGGTTCGGCGCACACGGTCGCAGACGTCCGCGGTGACGTCGACTGGGCGGCTCTGGCCGCCGCTCCGGGCCCGCTGATCCTGCACGCCACCCCGCAGCACCTGGCCGACTCGGCGCGCACGCTGATCGAGCACGGCCTGGTGGAGAGCACGCCGTGTGTGGTGACCGCCCAGGGCACCACCTGTGCGCAGCGCAGCGTCGAGGCCACGCTGCACGAGCTGACCGACCGCGCCGCCATCGGTGCAGGAGAGCCCGCCGGCCCGCTGACCGGTCCGCTGGTGGTCACCATCGGCAAGACCGTTTCGCACCGCGCGAAGTTGAACTGGTGGGAGAGCCGCGCCCTGTACGGCTGGACCGTGCTGGTGCCCCGCACCAAGGACCAGGCCGGCGAGATGAGTGACCGTCTGGTCAGCCACGGCGCGCTGCCCATCGAGGTGCCCACCATCGCCGTCGAGCCGCCGCGCAGCCCCGCGCAGATGGAGCGTGCGGTCAAGGGCCTGGTCGACGGCCGCTACCAGTGGGTCGTGTTCACCTCCACCAACGCGGTGCGTGCGGTGTGGGAGAAGTTCGGCGAGTTCGGGCTCGACGCGCGTGCGTTCTCGGGGGTGAAGATCGCGTGTGTGGGTGAGGCCACCGCCGACCGGGTGCGGGCCTTCGGTATCAGCCCGGAGCTGGTGCCGTCCGGCGAGCAGTCCTCGCTGGGGCTGCTGGACGAATTCCCGCCCTTCGACGACGTTTTCGACCCGGTGAACCGGGTGCTGCTGCCGCGCGCCGACATCGCCACCGAGACGCTGGCCGAGGGGCTTCGCGACCGCGGGTGGGAGATCGAGGATGTCACGGCCTACCGCACCGTGCGTGCGGCTCCGCCGCCGGCGCAGACGCGCGAGATGATCAAGACCGGCGGGTTCGACGCGGTGTGCTTCACCTCGAGCTCCACGGTCCGCAACCTGGTGGGTATCGCCGGAAAGCCGCACGCGCGCACCATCGTTGCCTGCATCGGCCCCAAGACCGCCGAGACGGCAGCCGAGTTCGGGCTGCGGGTCGACGTGCAGCCGGAGACCGCGGCCATCGGTCCGCTGGTCGAGGCGCTGGCCGAGCACGCCGCCCGGCTGCGCGCCGAGGGTGCGTTGCCTCCGCCGCGTAAGAAGAGCAGGCGCCGCTAG
- the hemC gene encoding hydroxymethylbilane synthase has product MIRIGTRGSLLATTQAGVIRDALIEHGHNAELVIISTAGDRSSAPIAEIGVGVFTAALREAIADGEVDMAVHSYKDLPTAQDPRFVIAAVPARADARDALVARDGLVLGELPAGSVIGTSSLRRAAQLRALGLGLEIRPLRGNLDTRLNRVSSGDLDAIVVARAGLARIGRLDVVTETLEPVQMLPAPAQGALAVECRAGDSDLVSVLSVLDHSDTRIAVTAERTLLAKLEAGCSAPVGAIAEVVESIDEDGHVFDELSLRGCVAAVDGSDVIRASGIGTPERAEELGLSVATELFELGAREIIADTR; this is encoded by the coding sequence TTGATCCGCATCGGCACCCGTGGCAGCCTGCTGGCGACGACGCAGGCCGGGGTCATCCGGGACGCTCTCATCGAGCACGGGCACAACGCGGAACTGGTGATCATCTCCACCGCCGGTGACCGCTCGTCGGCGCCGATAGCCGAGATCGGTGTCGGTGTCTTCACTGCCGCACTGCGCGAAGCCATCGCCGACGGCGAGGTCGACATGGCCGTGCACTCCTACAAGGATTTGCCCACCGCGCAAGACCCCCGATTCGTGATCGCCGCGGTGCCGGCCCGGGCGGACGCCCGTGACGCGCTGGTGGCCCGTGACGGCCTGGTGCTGGGGGAGTTGCCGGCCGGCTCTGTGATCGGAACTTCCAGCCTGCGCAGGGCGGCACAGCTTAGAGCACTGGGTCTCGGTTTGGAAATCCGCCCCCTACGAGGCAACCTAGACACCAGGTTGAACAGGGTAAGCAGCGGTGATCTGGACGCCATCGTGGTGGCCCGGGCGGGGTTGGCCCGCATCGGACGCCTCGATGTTGTCACCGAGACGCTGGAGCCGGTGCAGATGTTGCCGGCGCCGGCTCAGGGGGCACTGGCGGTGGAGTGCCGTGCCGGTGATTCCGACCTGGTGTCGGTGTTGTCCGTTTTGGACCACTCCGACACTCGGATCGCGGTCACCGCAGAGCGAACCTTGCTCGCCAAGCTGGAGGCGGGATGCTCCGCACCGGTGGGCGCGATTGCCGAGGTGGTCGAGTCGATCGATGAGGACGGTCACGTCTTCGACGAACTGTCGTTGCGCGGTTGTGTGGCGGCGGTGGACGGATCCGACGTGATTCGCGCGTCCGGCATCGGGACTCCCGAGCGGGCCGAGGAGCTGGGGCTCTCGGTCGCGACGGAACTGTTCGAGCTCGGGGCGCGCGAGATCATTGCGGACACGCGATGA